The nucleotide window GTCAGCACCACCTTGTAGCCGTGCCGGCGCACGCTGCCGGCCAGCAGCATCAGCGGGATGGGGCCGGTGCGCAGGACCGGCGTCTCGGTATGGCGGATCAGGCGGGGCAGCGCTTCGCCGATGTCGCGGCGGGTGCAGGTCAGCGTGGTGTGCTCGGTACCGAGGTGCCGCACCATCGCCTGCTGGTGCACGCTCTCGTCGAACTCGCCGTCTTCGAAGGCCACCGAGAACGTGCGCACCGGCGTGTCGGTGAAGCCGCGGATCAGGGCGACGATGCCCGAGGAATCCAGCCCGCCGCTGAGGTACGCGCCCACCGGCACGTCCGCGCGCAGTTGCAGGCGCACGGCATCGACCAGCAGCTCGCGCAGCGTGTCCGTGGCCTGTTCCAGCGTCTGCGGGTAGCGCGCGGGCGAGGTGTCGCGCGCATCCGGGAACGTCCAGTCCCAGTAGCGGCGCAGGTGCTGGCGGCCGTCGCGTTCCACCGACAGCACATGCCCGGGCGGCAGGCTCTGCACGCCCTGGTACAGCGTGTCCGGGTCCACCGGGGCCCAGTACGTCAGCGTCTGCATCAGCGCCTGCGGTTCCAGGTGGGCGCACTCGGGCAGCACGGCCAGCAGCGACTTCACCTCCGAGGCGAACCACAGGCGGCCGCGCTGGCGCGTGTAATACAGCGGTCGGATGCCGGCGCGGTCGCGCGCCAGCACCAGGCGCTGGCGCTCGCTGTCCCACAGGGCGATGGCGAACTGCCCGTTGAGGTGCTGGACGAAATCCTCGCCGTAGCGGTCGTACAGGTGCACGATCACTTCGGTGTCGGACTGGGTGTAGAAGTGGTGGCCCTTGGCCTGCAGCATCTGCCGCAGTTCGATGAAGTTGAAGATCTCGCCGTTGAAGACCGTCCACACCGTGCGGCGCGGGTTGTGGATGGGCTGGTCGCCGGTGGACAGGTCGATGATCGACAGTCGCGCGTGCGCCAGGCCGATGCTGGGCGCGGCATGGAAGCCGAAGCCGTCCGGCCCGCGGTGCGCCAGCGGATGGATCATCCGTTCCAGCCAGGGCCGTGCCTCGGTGGAGACCACGTCCGGACCCATGAAACCCGCGATTCCGCACATGTATCGCTTCCCCTGTCCCTAGTAAGAATCGTCAGGCCGAGCCGGCCGCATACGCGGCGCGCGCCGGGCCCGTGCGTTCGGCGAGCGCTTCTTCGCAGGCCAGCAGCGTGTCGCGTGCCACCTGTTCCCAGTCGCGCGAGAAGCGGCGCGCAAGCGCCGCCTCGTCCCAATCCTGCGCCAGGGCTTCCGCCAGTGCGTCCGCCAGTGCGTCCGCGTCGCGGGCCGGGACCAGCAGGCCGCTGGCCGCATCGACCACCTCGGGGATGCCGCCGACCGGCGTGGCCACCACGGGCCGGCCGCAGGCCAGTGCTTCGACCAGGACGTTGGGATGGCCTTCGGAATAGCTGGGCAGCGTGACCAGGTCGGAGGCCACCATCCAGCGCGCGACCTCGGCCGGTGCCTGGCTGCCCGCCAGCTGCAACGGCAGCGCGGGTTCGGCGGCCAGGGTCGCGGCGAGTTCGGCATACAGCGGGCCGTCGCCGACCAGCACCACGCGCGCCCGCGGCCGGGTGGCGAGCAGGCGACGCGTGGCGTGCACCAGCTCGCGCAGGCCCTTCTCGGGTACCAGGCGGCCGACATACAGCACCACCTCGGCGTCCTGCGCCAGGCCCAGCGCCGCGCGTGCGGCCTGGCGGTCACCGGGCCGGAACAGGGCGGCATCGCAGCCGTTGGGAATGGCGCGGATGCGTTCGGGGTCGGCGCCGTACTGCTCGGCGGCCACGCGCCCCAGGTCTTCGCTGACCACCAGCAACCGGCGCGCGGCGCGCACCACCGGACGGGTCAGGCGACGGCTGACGGCATCGCGCACGCGCAGGTCGGAACCGCGCGCGCCGGCGAGGAACGGTACGCCCGCCTCGCGCGCGGCGCGTAGCGCGCCATAGCCATCGGGATACAGCCAGTACGCCAGCACCACGTCGGGCGCGAAGGCCCGCACGGGCCTGGACAGGGCGCGCGCGCACAGGTGGCCGTTGAAGGGACGGCTGACCGCCGGCAACGCGGGGTAGGTGACGTAGTCCACGTCGCAACCCGGTGCCACGGCCTGGTGTTCCGCGGGGCGGTACAGATAGCTGCGCGGCCGTGCCCAGCCCGGATAGGTGGCGATGGGGCTGAGCACCTTCACTTCCGCCAGTCGCGACAGCTCGCGCACGGTCTGGTAGACCGGGCGTCCGCGATGGGGCTCCCCGGCGATCGGGAACTGGGAGGTGACGATCAGGATGCGCATGCGGGGAGGAGGGAAATGGACGGGATGCGGGGCTGTCCGCCGCGTGGCGCGGTTGCCGTTGTAGGAGCCGAAGCATGCCGAGGCAGGGGGACAGGATGGGTCACGAAACGTCTACGCCCTCACGGATGGTGGAACTGGATGCCCTGCGCGGCATCGCCGCCGTCGCCGTGCTGGGCTACCACTTCACAACGCGGTATCAGGAACAGATCGGCCATGTGGGCGGCATGCCGGTGAACCTGCTGGCAGGCAAGTACGGCGTCTATCTGTTCTTCCTGATCAGCGGGTTCGTGATCTTCATGACGCTGGAACGCACGCGCACGGCGGCGGACTTCGTGGTGTCGCGGTTTTCCCGGCTGTTCCCGGCGTACTGGGCGGCCGTGCTGCTGACGGCGGCGGTGGTGTACACGGCGGGCCTGCCGCTGCAACGGTTGCCCGCGGGGCAGGCGCTGCTCAACTTCACCATGGTGCAGGAGATCCTGGGCGCCGAGCACCTGGACGGTTCCTACTGGACCCTGCAGATCGAGTTGTTCTTCTACGTGCAGATGCTGTTCTGGTTCGTGGTGGGACAGCTGCGGCGCATCCACTGGATCATCGGCGGCTGGCTGCTGCTGGCGACGGTGGAGGGCCTGTGCGAGAAGTACCACTGGCATTTTTCGTACTGGGTGCGGGAGCTGATGATCCTGCGCTTCATCCCGTTCTTCGCGATCGGCATCCTGTTCTACCGCCTGCACCGTTACCCGGCGGAGTGGCGGCTCGACCTGACGATGCTGCTGTGCGCGCTGCTGGCCATCGCCGTGGGCGAGCGCCCCATCTTCCTGCCGGTGGCGCTGGCGTGCTGCGCGATCTTCGCGTTGTTCGTGCGCGGGCACCTGAGGTTCCTGGACTCGCGCTTGTTCGTGTTCCTGGGGTCGATCTCCTACGCCTTGTACCTGGTGCACCAGGCGATCGGCTTCGTGGTGATCCACCATCTGGAGCGGCACGGCGTGCCGGCCTGGCTGGCATGCATGGCCGCAGCGCTGGCGACGCTGGCGCTGGCCACGCTGCTCCACGCCACGATCGAGCGCCCCGCCATGCAGCGCATCCGGGATGCATGGAGGGCGTCGCGGATGCAGGCGCTGTCGCCGCGATGACATCCGCGCCCTACCGCCCTCGCTGGCCGGCGTCCCGGCCGACGCACACCCGGGAATGCCACGACGGCGAGCCCGCGCAGGAGAGGATCCGGCCATGAAGGAACCCTATCTCACCCGCTTCAAGCAGTTGATCCTCAGCGGCTCGGCCAGTCGCGACATCCATGATGCGGGCGACACGCCCACGGCGCCCGGGCGCGACGGCGCGCGCGCCTCCGCGGCATTCCTCATGCGCGAGGTGGACCGCGTGCGGATGCATGCCGCCGGCCTGTGCGTGCTGCTGGCCGACCACATCGCCACGGCGGCCATGGTGCTGGACGTGGGCTGCGGCACCGGCGGGACGACCGTGGCACTGGCCTTGTCCGCGCTGGCGCCGAAGCGGGTGATCGGGGTGGATGCCGACGCCTCCACCCTGGAGGCCGCCGAAGTGCGCGCGCTGGGGCACGACCTGCAGCCGCAGAGGGTCTCGTTCCAGCATGTGCCGGCAGGCGAGCCCCTCCCGTTCGCGTCCGCGTCGTTCGACCTGGTCACCTGCGTCTCGGTGCTCGAATTCATCACCTTGCCGGCCGCGCGCGAGCGATTCATCCGCGAACTGCTGCGCGTGCTGCGCCCGGGGGGCTATCTGTTCCTGGCGACGCCCAGCCCGTTCCGCCTGCGCGACTATCACTCGCATCGCTTGTTCGGCGACTGGCGGCGCACGCCGGGGCATCCCTGGGCCACGCCGCCCTGGGTGATCGCGCGCTGGCTGCGCGGACAGGAACGGGTTCCGCTGGCGGTCTATCGGGTCAGGCGAAGGCGCGCCCTGCGTTTCGCGGGTCCATTGGCAGGGCTGCTGCAGTGGGCGTTCCCCTGGCAGCAGTGGCTGGTGATAAGGCGCGAAGCGCCGGGGAGCGAGCGCGGAGCAGGCACGGGATGACGGTAACAGGACAGGGGGGCGCGGGCGGACTGGGCAAGGTCGCTTCTTCGGCGGCGTACGGGATCGTGGGTGGATTGTTGGGACGCGCCGTGGGGCTGGTCGGCACGCTGCTGATCGCGCGCCACCTGACCCCGGACATCGTGGCGGAAGTCACCGTGGCCACGGTGGTGGCGCTGACGGGCAACTGGATCGCGGCATGGGGATGCGGGCAGTACGTGGTGGTCCGCGGCGGGGAAGGGCGGGACGCGGTCTTCGCCGCCACCCTGGTCTATCTGCTTGCGGGCGTGGCGATGATCGCGCTGCTGTGGTGGGCCCGTCCCTGGCTCGCGCTGTGGATGCAGGCGCCGCGGGTGGCCGACTACCTGCCCGGCGCCCTGCTCGGCATCGGAATCCGGCGCCTGGGGGCGATCCCCGACAAGCTGCTCGCCCGCGACATGCGCTTCGGCCGGATCGCGCTGGGCAGCGCACTGGGGGATGTGGTCTACGCCGTGGTGGCGGTGTCGCTGGTCAGCACCACCCCGCTGGGAGGGCAGGCGATGATCATCGCCTTCGTCGCGCAGTCCTGCGTGATCGCGGCCTCGACCATCACGGCGGTGCCCTGGCGCGACTGGTTGTGGCCGGTGCGCGTGACCACGGCACGGCTGCGCGACCTGCTGCGTTTCGGCGCGCCGGTGACCGGCGAGATCGTGCTGAGCGAGGGTGCCCGCTACTGGGACAAGCCCTGGGTGCTGAAGCTGCTCGGCGCGCACGATGCGGGCAGCTACGGCATGGCCTTCAATCTGGCCCAGTTGCCCGCGGTGTACGTGGGGGGGCATGTGGGCGCGGTGATGATGCCCGCCGTGGTCCGTGCGCTGCCGGGCGAGCGGCCTGCCTTGATGGTGCGGGCGCTGGCGTTCGCCGCGCTGTTCCTGTTCCCGATGGCCGCCGGGCTGGCCGCGTGCGCGCCCACCCTGGTGGCCACCCTGTTGCCGGCCACCTGGCATCAGGTGGCTCCGTTGTTGAGCGTGCTGGCCATCGCCTCGCTGCCGGCGGCGGGCAGTTTCATCCTGTCCTCTTTCCTGGCAGCGCATGCGCGCAACCACCGGCTGATGTGGATCGAAGCGGCGACGGTGGCCTCGCTGGCCGCCATGTTGTGGGCGCTGTCCCGGGCCGGCGTGGTGGTCGCGTCGCTGGCGGTGGCCGTGGCGGCGTTGCTGCAATGGGGCTTGACCGTGCGGGCCTGTCGCCAGGACGGCCTGCGCCTGCGGGGGCTGGTGCGGCCGTTGCTGCGCGTGGCGTCCGGGTGCGCCGTGATGGTGCTCGCCGTGCTGGCGTGGCGCCACGCGATGGGCGACCGGCTTGCGGTGGCGCTGCAACTGCCCGCGGAGGTCGCCGTGGGCGCGGTTGTGTATGGTGGCGTCCTGTGGGTGGGCGCGCGCGATCTGGTCGTCGATGCGTTCGACGCCCTGGGGCTGTCGCGCTTCCTGCCGGAAAGCGCGATCGGGGAAGGGGGAACGAGATGATCGGATTCGATGCCATTGCGCTGCTGCGCAGGCCTGCCGCGACCGAGCGCACGCGGGTGCTGGACGAGGGCCAGCAGTTCATCGAACTGCGCAGCAGCGAGCTGGACCGCCTGGTGGCGGCGTACCGGGCCAACGGGATGTCGGGCCGTCCGGAACGCCTGCAGCGCCGGTTCGACCATGGCATGCGCTGTTTCGGCATCGACGAGCGCGGCGAACTGATCGCATGGTTCTGGGCGCTGCACGGCGTGCCGCGGTACTTCGACGAGCTGGCCTGGCAGATTCCCCTGTCGACCACGCAGGTCTGGCTGCGCGATGCCTTCGTCGTGCCCCGGCGGCGCGGCCGCCGCCTGCTGATCGCCATGATGGGGGCGGGCATCGACGTGGAAGCCACCCCAGCGGAGTACTTCTCCGATGTCAGCGTCTCCAACCTGCCCTCGTTGCGTGCGCACCGCTCGCTGGGGTTCGAGCGCTTCGCCACGGTCAGATGCCTGCGCCTGGGCGCACGCTGGTGGTGGCGGAGCGCGCCGCCGGCGGGGTTGCCCACGCCGACCGGGCTCAGGGTGGAGGCATCGCGGCTGGTGTTGTCGCCGGAGGAACTGGCCTGGCATCGCGCGCAGATGGCGTGAGCGTGCGGCGTCAGTCGTCGTGGCCCAGCCGGTAGGCGAGGGGGCGCAGCGGGCGGGCGGCGAGGATCGCCGTACGATGGAGCGCGCCCGCGTGCAGGATGCCCGACACCATCGGCTGCCGGTCCGGCAGCAGTTCCGCCAGGTAGGACGACGCCTGCGCCTGGCTGTCGAACACGAGCAGCGCCGGCCAGTGGCTGTCGAGCGCCTGCAGCAGGTGCCATTCGTTGAGCTTGCCGGGACTGCAGGCGGCGAACGCGGGATCCCAGCCGGTCTTGAACCCCCCCAGCACGCCCCCGCACAGCAGGTTGCTGCTGCTGGCCACCACCCGGTCGCCGCACAGCGTTTCCACGAAGACCAGATGGCCGCCGCCGGCAAGGCGTGCCGTCATTTCCAGGAAGAAGCCGCGTTCGGCGGCGGACGCCTGCATCGAACTGCCCCGGGTTCCCTTCCAGCCGGCGTGTTCCAGCGCCAGATGGCGTGCCGCGGCAGCGGCATCGGCCTGCGCCCCCTGCAGGATCCGCAGGCCGACATCGCCACGCTCCTGCAGCCGGCGCAGGCGGCGTCGCAGGTCCTTCGCCACGCCCGCGCCCACCCGCGCGGCCGCGGGTACGTCGTCCGGGTGCCGGCGCAGCA belongs to Pseudoxanthomonas sp. F37 and includes:
- the asnB gene encoding asparagine synthase (glutamine-hydrolyzing), which translates into the protein MCGIAGFMGPDVVSTEARPWLERMIHPLAHRGPDGFGFHAAPSIGLAHARLSIIDLSTGDQPIHNPRRTVWTVFNGEIFNFIELRQMLQAKGHHFYTQSDTEVIVHLYDRYGEDFVQHLNGQFAIALWDSERQRLVLARDRAGIRPLYYTRQRGRLWFASEVKSLLAVLPECAHLEPQALMQTLTYWAPVDPDTLYQGVQSLPPGHVLSVERDGRQHLRRYWDWTFPDARDTSPARYPQTLEQATDTLRELLVDAVRLQLRADVPVGAYLSGGLDSSGIVALIRGFTDTPVRTFSVAFEDGEFDESVHQQAMVRHLGTEHTTLTCTRRDIGEALPRLIRHTETPVLRTGPIPLMLLAGSVRRHGYKVVLTGEGADEVFGGYDLFKEAKIRRFWARQPESRMRPRLLQKLYGYLQNSPVSNPAFAQSFFGQGMEHLHRPIFAHVPRWTTSQRALAFLSPELRAGAMRWDALEAYEQTLPAELARWSDLARDQYVEAKSLLAGYLLSSQGDRVAMANSIEGRFPYLDHRVIEFANRLPPSFKIRGMTEKYLLRRALAGLLPTDIVQRTKQPYRAPDSQSFFFDGKPLDYVAELLSPEAIREAGYFDPAAVARLVEKCRQGRATGFGDNQAFMGVLSTMLVHRQTVEARLAPAAQPAGAVA
- a CDS encoding GNAT family N-acetyltransferase, encoding MNGLRTRLRPLDALAPADMAAWESLARDAPAGIPALLPGMVQAAARWLTPDAPPVVLTVERGGELLALTCLQRRAPDLFVPLPHWCAYRHRHAFQSGLLHRRGEAGVVAEAIAGLMRRGSWRERAIRWHCVAADSDMWKALRSAVGLHWMQTAASLRPVLRRHPDDVPAAARVGAGVAKDLRRRLRRLQERGDVGLRILQGAQADAAAAARHLALEHAGWKGTRGSSMQASAAERGFFLEMTARLAGGGHLVFVETLCGDRVVASSSNLLCGGVLGGFKTGWDPAFAACSPGKLNEWHLLQALDSHWPALLVFDSQAQASSYLAELLPDRQPMVSGILHAGALHRTAILAARPLRPLAYRLGHDD
- a CDS encoding acyltransferase, with translation MGHETSTPSRMVELDALRGIAAVAVLGYHFTTRYQEQIGHVGGMPVNLLAGKYGVYLFFLISGFVIFMTLERTRTAADFVVSRFSRLFPAYWAAVLLTAAVVYTAGLPLQRLPAGQALLNFTMVQEILGAEHLDGSYWTLQIELFFYVQMLFWFVVGQLRRIHWIIGGWLLLATVEGLCEKYHWHFSYWVRELMILRFIPFFAIGILFYRLHRYPAEWRLDLTMLLCALLAIAVGERPIFLPVALACCAIFALFVRGHLRFLDSRLFVFLGSISYALYLVHQAIGFVVIHHLERHGVPAWLACMAAALATLALATLLHATIERPAMQRIRDAWRASRMQALSPR
- a CDS encoding glycosyltransferase, with translation MRILIVTSQFPIAGEPHRGRPVYQTVRELSRLAEVKVLSPIATYPGWARPRSYLYRPAEHQAVAPGCDVDYVTYPALPAVSRPFNGHLCARALSRPVRAFAPDVVLAYWLYPDGYGALRAAREAGVPFLAGARGSDLRVRDAVSRRLTRPVVRAARRLLVVSEDLGRVAAEQYGADPERIRAIPNGCDAALFRPGDRQAARAALGLAQDAEVVLYVGRLVPEKGLRELVHATRRLLATRPRARVVLVGDGPLYAELAATLAAEPALPLQLAGSQAPAEVARWMVASDLVTLPSYSEGHPNVLVEALACGRPVVATPVGGIPEVVDAASGLLVPARDADALADALAEALAQDWDEAALARRFSRDWEQVARDTLLACEEALAERTGPARAAYAAGSA
- a CDS encoding class I SAM-dependent methyltransferase; this encodes MKEPYLTRFKQLILSGSASRDIHDAGDTPTAPGRDGARASAAFLMREVDRVRMHAAGLCVLLADHIATAAMVLDVGCGTGGTTVALALSALAPKRVIGVDADASTLEAAEVRALGHDLQPQRVSFQHVPAGEPLPFASASFDLVTCVSVLEFITLPAARERFIRELLRVLRPGGYLFLATPSPFRLRDYHSHRLFGDWRRTPGHPWATPPWVIARWLRGQERVPLAVYRVRRRRALRFAGPLAGLLQWAFPWQQWLVIRREAPGSERGAGTG
- a CDS encoding oligosaccharide flippase family protein codes for the protein MTVTGQGGAGGLGKVASSAAYGIVGGLLGRAVGLVGTLLIARHLTPDIVAEVTVATVVALTGNWIAAWGCGQYVVVRGGEGRDAVFAATLVYLLAGVAMIALLWWARPWLALWMQAPRVADYLPGALLGIGIRRLGAIPDKLLARDMRFGRIALGSALGDVVYAVVAVSLVSTTPLGGQAMIIAFVAQSCVIAASTITAVPWRDWLWPVRVTTARLRDLLRFGAPVTGEIVLSEGARYWDKPWVLKLLGAHDAGSYGMAFNLAQLPAVYVGGHVGAVMMPAVVRALPGERPALMVRALAFAALFLFPMAAGLAACAPTLVATLLPATWHQVAPLLSVLAIASLPAAGSFILSSFLAAHARNHRLMWIEAATVASLAAMLWALSRAGVVVASLAVAVAALLQWGLTVRACRQDGLRLRGLVRPLLRVASGCAVMVLAVLAWRHAMGDRLAVALQLPAEVAVGAVVYGGVLWVGARDLVVDAFDALGLSRFLPESAIGEGGTR